TCGCAGCGGGTGCAGCACCGCCATCCAACCCGGCCAAAAGGGCCTGGATATTGGCCACCTGTTCGCTGGCGTCGACGGATTCGCTGCTGCTGACGTCACCGATCATCGTCTGCAGTTTGTCGAGGCCCGCCAAAAGACTGTCGGTCACGGCTGGCGAGGCGACATTGGGGTCATCGCGCACCTTGCCAAGCAGATTTTCCATGGTGTGGCTTAGCTTGGTGATGGCGGTCAAGCCAAAGAAGCCTGCCGAGCCCTTGATGGAGTGAACGCCCCGAAACAAGCGGTTGATGATGTCCCGCTCCGTCGCGCTGCCATTCTCCTCCAGCGTCAGCAGGTCAGGCTCGATGGTCTCAAGATGCTCGACCGCCTCCTGGACGAACATCCCCAACAATTCATCATCTTCCTCGGACATGGCCGTTCCGCTTCCAAGCGCAGGGGTTGTGACAGGGTGCAAACCCAATCCGTGTATCGTTCAGGCGGCCTGCAAGACCGGTACCAGCGACAAGGTACCGGGTGGCATCTCCACATGATTGAATGGATTGCCGTGCAAAACCAGGAAAAAAGTAACCATGCAGCACCCTTTCCAAGAAAAGCCTGGGCATGAGAGCCTTTGTCGGGTTTTGCCCCGAACCCACCAGGACGCTATCCCTGGCCTTGCCAGGGAGCCGGCCTCCTGGACCCCGATGCGTTGTCGGGTGCCAAACAGTGACACGGAAAGATCGCCTGGGCAGCTATTTTTTTGAGAGGGTACCGGATTATTGCAAAAATTAGGATGAAATTTCCCCGGCCTTTTTGTTATAGTCCGTTGCGAAACAGGAACGGGAGGAGGCGCAGATGAGCGGTTCAGTCCGCTTCTGTGTGCTTTTTTTCTATTTTTTCAAATGTTTCCATGCTTGCTTCTGAGTGTGCAAGTCTGGCTGGTGTGCCGTTTGTGCGTTGATGGGACGGGTCGCATGGTTGCCGACGACTTTTTACCGGCTGTGATTGGGTGGAGTTGCCGTTGGCGTCGTGTCAATTTTGGAGTGGGTTCCGCGTGTCGGTGTGGCGGTTTTGGCAGCTGACGGGGGATCCATACAGGCCAGTGATCGGTCTGGACGAGAGTTTGGATCGGTTGCCTGAGGGAGGGAAATCGGATGAGAAAAACGGTATTGGCGGAGATGCTGGATGAGCCGGTTTTCGATAACAATGACACCCATCTGTGGATGGCGGTCATGGATCGCGCTGTGCGTGATCTTGTGGCCCTGGAGCGGTATCGGCAGGATCCGACCGTCATGGAAGATCCCGTTTTTCGCTACGACTATCGCACCCTGAAAAAATGGTTCCACTCCTCCTCCATGGAACCGGGTTCTTTCAACTGGATCTGCTCTCTGGTCAACATCGATCCGCGTTGGGCCTTGCGGAGGTTGGAGGAGCGCCTCAAGGTGTGTCTGTTGCCCGAGTCGGCCAGGCGGGCGGCGCAGGCCCGGCATGAGCGGATGCGCGCCTCGGCGGCTCGCGCCGCCTGACCATACTGCCTGTTTGTGGCTATTCACCAGGTCAATCTGACCAGACCGGGTCGCGCTTGTTCCGGTCGTGGCAGGTCAATCACAAGGCCGGATTTTTCCGGCCTTTTTTTCGTGTGCGGAGTCGATGGATCATGACTGTGGAACGGTTGCGGGATTCCTGGTCGCGCGGGACTGCTTTTTTGGGATCGCGTCACGCCATCCTTGGTGGAGCCATGTCCTGGCTGTCGGAACACAATCTGGTGGCGGCCATTGCTGCCGCCGGAGGTTTCGGCGTTCTGGCTACGGGCAACATGCCTCCCGAAAAATTGCAGGAGGAGATCCATCAGGTGCGCACCCGCACCGGCAACCCGTTTGGGGTCAACCTGATCACCCTCAACCCGCGTTTGAGCGAACTTGTGGCGGTGGTGGTGGCGGAAAGGGTGAGCCATTGTGTCCTGGCAGGTGGGCTGCCAGACCAGGAGACCATGCGTACCCTCAAGGAGGCTGGGGTCAAGGTGATTGTTTTCGCTCCTTCGCTGGCGATAGGCAAACGCCTGATCCAGCGGGGCGCGGATGCCCTGATCATCGAAGGCCATGAAGCGGGTGGTCACGTCGGCCCCGTGGCCACGGGAGTTCTGGTACAGGAGATTCTGCCGTTTGTGGAGGAGGTGCCGGTCTTTGTGGCGGGGGGCATCGCCAATGGCGACATGGTGGCCACCCTGGTGGCCATGGGGGCGGCAGGGTGTCAGATCGGCACCCGCTTTGTCTGCACCGAAGAGTGTATCGCCCATGCCAACTTCAAAAATCTCTTCATACGCGCTCAATCCCGCGATGCCGTGGTGACCGTCCAGTTTGACCCGGTTCTGCCCGTGATTCCGGTGCGGGCCCTGGTCAACAAGGGAACGGAGGTTTTCAATCAAATGCAGCTTCGCCTGATCGGCGAGGTCAAGGAGGGGCGGAAGGAGCGCAAGGAAGCCATCCTGGAGTTGGAACACTTCTGGGTTGGCGCCTTGCGGCGGGCCGCCATCGACGGCGATGTTGAGTTCGGTTCGGTCATGGCCGGTCAGAGCGTCGGCCTGGTCAAGGCGATCCAACCGGTGGCCGTGGTCATGCAGGAGCTGGTCGCCGAGGTGGAAAAAAGATTGCGGGGTGTTTGAATCGTTATCAGTTACTCTTTAACGTTGGTGGTGAGCAACGTATTCACGCAGGGCGGCATTGATACGGGTTTGATAACCAGGGCCTTGCCGTTGAAACCACTCCAGAATGTCGGCATCAAGGCGCATGGCCACGGGCTTTTTGACAGGCCGGAAAAGTGCTCCCCGGACGGCACCACTCCACGATGTCACCTCGCGAGCATCAGGATCGGTCAGGTCTATGTCGCAATCGGGGCGGTCGCGTAGCACGTCAAGAGCGGCCTGTTCGTCAGCAGAAAGCTTCCTGGTATTCACCATCTTCATACGCCCTTCTCTCGTGTTTTGTTGCCCGTCGAACGCTGACAATACGGCCTGGGGAACTATTGCCGGGCCATGTGTGGACGACGAAAAGAGCTACTCCGGCGACAACGGCTACGGTATTCCAACGATCACCATCCGGGTGCGGGTCTGGAAGAGAAACGGCCAGCCGATCGGCCAGGGCAACTTCCCCAACACTCAATGGCAACCCGTGTTTCCGAAGATTTATCGCGTCTTTCTGCGGATCCCAGGTCTAGTGCAAATCATCCTCCACGTCTATACGAAAATGTATAGACGATAGGTTCAGTTCGTCAAATGTTTTTGCAACTATTCACTACTTTTTCAAGAAAAGCCTGGACATGCAAGCCTTTGTCAGGGCTTCGCCCCGATTCAAGAAAAGCCTGGATACGCAAGCCTTTGTCAGGGTTTCGCCCCGATTCAAGAAAAGCCTGGGCATGAAAGCCTTTGTCAGGGCTTCGCTCCGAACCCCACCAGGGCGCTGCCCTGGACTAAGCCAGGGAGCCAGCCCCCTGGACCCCGATTCGTTAGCGGGTGGTGAATAGTTATGGTTTTTCAAGCGTTTTTCATACCATTCACATGCAGGCGGATTTCTCCATGGGGCGCCTCGACCCGGATGTGTTCTCCATCCTTGATCTGGCCGGCCAGCATCCCTTCGGCCAGGGGATCCTGGATAAGCTTTTGTATGGCGCGCTTCAGGGGTCTTGCACCATAAACCGGATCGTACCCTGTTTCGGCGAGCAGGTTGCGGGCGGTCTCGCCCAGCTCCAGGGTGATTTTGTGCGACTCCAGGAGGGTGTGCAGGTGGCGCATCTGGATGGCGATGATGGCTTCCATGTGCTCGCGGGCCAGGCGGTGGAAGATGACCACGTCATCCAATCGGTTGAGGAACTCGGGCCGGAAAAAGCCTTGCAACTCGGCCAGGATTTGACTGGACATGGCGGCATGATCCTGGGCGCCGGCCATCTCCTGGATGTGTTGTGAACCCATGTTGGAGGTCATGATGATCAGGGTGTGGCGGAAATTGACGGTCC
This genomic interval from Magnetococcales bacterium contains the following:
- a CDS encoding BrnA antitoxin family protein; the protein is MKMVNTRKLSADEQAALDVLRDRPDCDIDLTDPDAREVTSWSGAVRGALFRPVKKPVAMRLDADILEWFQRQGPGYQTRINAALREYVAHHQR
- a CDS encoding nitronate monooxygenase — its product is MTVERLRDSWSRGTAFLGSRHAILGGAMSWLSEHNLVAAIAAAGGFGVLATGNMPPEKLQEEIHQVRTRTGNPFGVNLITLNPRLSELVAVVVAERVSHCVLAGGLPDQETMRTLKEAGVKVIVFAPSLAIGKRLIQRGADALIIEGHEAGGHVGPVATGVLVQEILPFVEEVPVFVAGGIANGDMVATLVAMGAAGCQIGTRFVCTEECIAHANFKNLFIRAQSRDAVVTVQFDPVLPVIPVRALVNKGTEVFNQMQLRLIGEVKEGRKERKEAILELEHFWVGALRRAAIDGDVEFGSVMAGQSVGLVKAIQPVAVVMQELVAEVEKRLRGV